ACTTCCCGTGGTCGATGTGGGCGATGATGCAGAAGTTCCTGATCCGCGCCGGGTCGGTGGCACCAGGAGCGTTCGCGCCGGGATCGAGCGTCGGTGGCACAGCGGTCCGTTCTGGTCGGCTGACGTTGAGCGGGCCGGCGCGTGCCGGCCTGCTCTATGCTCCCACGTCCCCGCCGGGCACCGGCCGGGCGTCCGTTCACTCCTGCCGACGGCGCGACGAAGGCCGTCGTACCGGGACCGCCGGGCTCACTCCTCGGGCGGCTCGACGAAGAGGGCGGCGAGCCGGGGCAGTCGGCGCCGGGCCTCGTCGGAGTCGTCGAAGTCCCAGAAGTCGTTCAGGTCCGGCACCGGCGGCGGCTCCCGGTCCGCCGGGAGATCGGTCGCGGTCGCCTTGCGGTACGCGTCCCACGGCACCGCCAGCATGTCCTCGCACTCGAACTCCTCGCCGCTGAGCGAGGCGGCCCGGACCTGGGGCAGCTCGGCCAGCGAATCCGGCTCGGCCACCGCGCGGGCGAAGACCTCCCGCCCCTGGGTCATCAACCAGCCGCGGAAGTACTCGAAGCCGTCGTCCGAGGCACCCCCATTGATCAGGTACGCGGCACCCCAGAGGTCGACCCGGTAGGAGGCGGCGAGCACCCGCTGCTGGTGGCGGGCGTACCCGACGATCTCCTCCGGATCGCGGTCGGCGAGCAGCGCGACGGCCCGCGCGGCGATGGCGCCGGGCTCTCCCCCACCGACGCGCGCCTGCTCGATCAGCTGCCAGAAGTCGTCGGTCCTCATGGCCTCGCAGTCTGGCAGACGTCGGGCAGCATGGTCGGGGTGAGCGCACCGTCCCCACCGCCCGTTTCGTACCACGCGACCGCCCAGCGGCCCGGCTGGCACACGCTGCCGGCGGCGGTGCGCTCGGCGATCTCGGCGCGGCTCGGCGCGGCGGTGGTCGGGGCCCGCAGTGCCGGCGCCGGCTTCACCCGGGGCTTCGCCGCGCTGCTGGACACCGCCGACGGGGCGAGCGCGTTCGTCAAGGCCGCGCCGCACGCCGAACAGCCGCACCTGGTCGACTGGTACGCCCGGGAGGCGGCGATCCTGGCCCGGCTGCCCGCCGGGCTGCCGGTCCCCCGGCTGCGCTGGACGCTCTGGCAGGCGGGCTGGTACGCGCTCTGCCTGGAGCCGGTCGACGGCCACACCCCCCGGCTGCCCTGGGCGCCGGCCGAGTTGGCCGCCACCCTCGCCGGCTACGCCGACGTCGCCGCCGCGCTCGCCGACCCGCCGGCCGAACTGGTCGCCGTCGGGCTGCCCCGGCTCGCCGACCTCGCCCGCGACGACATCCTCTGGTGGGACGAGGTGGCCGCCGGTCGGGAGCCGCTGCCACCGCTGCCCGCCCCGCTGCGCGGCCGGCTCGCCGACCTGGTCGACCTGGAGTCGCGCCTGCCCGGGTACGCGGCCGGGGCTGTCGGCCTCAGCCACGGCGACCTGCGGGTGGACAACGTGCTCATCGACGCCACCGGTACCGCCTGGTTCTGCGACTGGACCTGGCTCTGCCACGGGCCGGCCTGGTTCGACCTGGCCGGGTTGCTGATCACCGGGTACGCCAGCGGGCTGGACGCGGACACCCAGTTCGCCACCCATCCGGCCGTCGCCGGTGCGCCCGACGACGCGCTGGACGTGACCCTGGCCGCCCTGGCCGGCTACCACCTGACCGCCGCCGCCTCGGCACCGGCGACGGCCGCCGCCAGCCTCCCTGCCCATCAGCGGTGGACCGGTGAGCAGGCGCTCGGCTGGCTGGCCCGCCGACAGGGCTGGACCTGACCCGTTTTGGCCCGTCCGGGCCGACCTGGTAACCTGGCTCTTCGCGCAGCGATGACGCATGCTCGTCGCGCGCACAAGCTGACCAACCCGAGCTATCAAGACGAGGCTGTCGCGTGGCGAACATCAAGTCCCAGATCAAGCGCAACCGGCAGAACGAGAAGCGCCGGCTGCGTAACAAGTCGGTCAAGTCGTCGCTGAAGACCGCCATCCGCAAGTTCCACGAGGCCGCCGAGGCCGGTGACGTCGAGAAGGCCACCGCCCTCATGCAGGACGCCTCGCGGAAGCTGGACAAGGCGGCCAGCAAGGGCGTCATCCACGCCAACCAGGCTGCGAACCGCAAGTCGGCGATCGCCAAGCGCGTCGCGTCGTTCTCTGCCTGATCCGGCGAGCAGGATTCCGTCTGATCCGGCGGGCCAAGACCTGACGAGAGCCCCGGGGCCGCTGCCTCGGGGCTCTCGCACGTCCCTACCCGACCGCCGTCCCTACCCGACCGCCGTCCCTACCCGACCGCCGTCCCTACCCGACCGCGAAACGAGCCTGCCCGACCGCCGTCCCTACCCGACCGCGGAACTGGCCTACCCGACCGCGAAACGGGCCTGCCCAATTTCGACGCTGGCCAGCCCGACCCCGACGCTTGCCCGGGATACGCGATCACGACCCCGGATCGGCGGTACGCTCCCCACGCTGCTGCGTCGCGGTGGTGCCGGGAAGCGCCAGCGGCGGCTTGCGGCCCGGGTCGCCACCGGTCTCGGGATCGGGGACCTCGGACCGGATCCCCTCCACCGGCTCCGCGCTCACCAGCACACCGGCCACCCGGTGCGGGCGCCAGTCGACGCGTACCCGCCCGACGACCGGTTCCATCTGCCGCCGGAACCGGTCCCGCTCCTGTTCGGGTACGGCCGCGGCCGAGCGGACCACCGCCGCGGCCACCAGATCGTTGAGTTTGACCATCACCGCCACCGCCGCCGGCAGCACCAACACCGCCCACCAGCGCACCAACTCGGCGAGGACGAGCAGGCTCGCCAGCGCGATGGTCCCCTCGAAGAACACGAAGCAGAGCACCCCGCCCGGGTTGACGAAGCGCAGCCCGAGCACCCGCGCGTAGAGCGGGCGGTAGCGCTCCTCGTCGGCCGGGATCGTGGCCCACGAGCCACGGAGGGCTCCGCTCATCTGGTGCCGCCCTGTCGCGCGGCGGCCACCGAGAAGACCGCCTTCTCCAGCGCGTACGCCCGGTCGTCGGAGCCGCCCTTGACCGCCGCGTTGCACTCGGCCGCCGCCTGCATGGCCCGGACCAGTCCGTCCGGCGTCCAGCCGCGCGCCTGCCGTTGGGCCCGCTCGATCTTCCACGGCGGCAGGCCGAGACTGCTTGCCAACTGGTAGGGACTGCCCCGACCCGCCGAGGCGACCCGGGCCACGGTGCGGATGCCGTCGGCGAGGGCGTCGGCGATCGGCACCGGATCGACCCCCACGTGCAGCGCCCAGCGCAGCGCCTCCAGCGCGCCCGGAAGGTCACCGACCATTGTGGCGTCGGCCACGGTGAAGCCACTCACCTCGACCCGGCCCCGGTAGTAGCGGGCCACGGTGTCGGCACCGATCCGGCCGTCGGTGTCGGCGATCAGCTGCGAGCAGGCCGCCGCGAGTTCGCGCAGGTCGTTGCCGACCGCCGCGATCAGCGCCTCGGCGGCGTCGTCGGTGCACCGCCCGCCGGCCCGGCGGAACTCGTCGCGGACGAAGGCCACCCGCTCGCGGTGCCCCTTGAGCTTTGCCGCGGGCAGCACCTGCGCGCCTGCCGACTTCAACCCGTCGGCGAACGCCTTGCCCTTGGCCGCACCGAGGTGCTGCACGACGAGCTGCACGTCCGGGTCGGGATTCTTGGCGTACGCCAGCAGCGCGGCGACCAGATCCTTGCGGGCGTCCTGGCCCGACCGGAGCACCAGCAACCGGCGTCCGCCGAACAGCGACGGGCTGAGCATCTCGTCGATCTCGCCGACGCTGAGCTGCCCCGCGGCGTACTCCCGGACGTCGACGTCCGGATCGGCGGCTCGGGCGGCGGCGACGGTTTCGGTCACCGCACGCGTGGCGAGCAGCTCCTCGTCACCGAGGACGAGCACAATAGGAGCGGCGCTGGCGGCGATCACGCCGCCCATATTCGCACGCTCGGTGGCCTGGTCCAGCCCGGTCGACCGCACTGTGCGGGCGGACCCCGCACACAGCGCAAATCCAGACATCTATCTCTTTCTGCCACAAATGCTAATCTATTCATCGTTTATCCCGACTTCAGATCGACGCCACCGGTCACCACCGCCAGCCCTCCCGGCCCGCGCACCGTCGCCACGTCCCCGTCGACATCGGTACGCAGCACCCGCGCGCCGTTGCGGGACAGCCGGGCCAGCACCGCCTGGCTGGGATGGCCGTAGGTGTTGCCCGCACCCACCGGCACCAGCGCCACCGCCGGACGGACCGCGTCCAGAAACGCCGGATCCTGGTACGCCGAGCCGTGGTGGGGCACCTTCAACACGTCGGCACGCAGCCCGTCCGGCGGCAACCGCTCCCGCAACTCCCGCTGCAACTCGGTCTCGGCGTCCCCGGTGAGCAGAATCCGCACCCCGCCCACGGTGGCCAGCAGCACCAGTGAGTTGTTGTTCGGATCCGACCTGGTGCCGCGCATCGGGTACGGCGGACCGAGGACCACCAACTCGGCGTCGCCGGCCCGGTAGCGCCACCCGGCCGGTGCCGCCACCAGCGGGGTACCGTGCGCGGCGGCGGTGGCCCGGACCAGGTCCCGCCCGGTCGCCGGCTCCGGCCACTGCGGAACGAGTACCGTGTCCACCCGTCGACCCCGGAAGATCCCGGCCACCCCGCCGGTGTGGTCGACGTGGAAGTGGCTTACCACAAGCAGCGGCACCCGACGCACGTCGAGCCGGCGCAGGCAGGCGTCCGCCGCCGCCGGGTCCGGGCCGGCGTCCACCACCACCGCCCGACCGGCCGCCACCGGCAACACCACCGTGTCGCCCTGACCGACGGCGCAGACGGCGATCACCCAGCCCGTCGGCGGCCAGCCGGGCGCGAACACCCGGACCGGCAGACTGCCGAGCACCACCGCCAGCGCCAGCACCACCACCAGCCGGCGCAGCACCGGCCGGCGGACCGCCACCAGCAGGAGCAGGGTCAGCACGGCCAGCAGCAGCGCCCCGAACACCCCGTCGGGCCAGGGCAGGTTGCCGGCCGGCATCCGGGCGCCGTACCGGGCGACCAGCACCAGCCACCACGCCGGCCAGTGCGCCAGCCAGGCGACCCACTCGGCACCGGTCGGCCAGACCGGCGACCCGATCGCGGCCAGCACACCCAGCACGGTGGCCGGGGCGATCGCCGGCACCGCGAGCAGGTTGGCCGGCACCGCGACCAGGCTGACCGTCCCCGACAGGCCAGCGATCACCGGAGAACAGGCCAACTGCGCGGCGGCCGGCACCGCGAGCGCCTCGGCGGCACCCGGTGGTACGCCCCGCCGCCGCAGACCATCCCGCCACCTGGGCGCGAGCAGCAGCAGGCCGCCGGTGGCGAACACGGAGAGCGCGAAGCCGGCGTCGCCGGCCAGGTCGGGATCGACAAGCACCAGCACCGCCACCGCAGCGGCCAAGGCCGGCACCGCCGCCCGGGGTCGGCCCGCGGCCAGCGCGGCGAGCCCGATCGCGCCCATGGTGGCGGCGCGCACCACACTCGGTGACGGCCGGACCAGGATGACGAAGCCCACCAGGGCCAGTCCACAGAGACCGGCGGCCAGCAACGGACCGGCGCACGCCCAGCGCGCCAACAGCAGCACGGCACCCACGATGATCGCGACGTTGGAACCGGAAACCGCATTCAGATGCGTCATTCCGGTAGCCCGGAAGTCCTCCTCCACCGGGTCGGGCAGTTGGCTGGTGTCGCCGACGACCAGGCCGGGCAGCAGCCCACCCGGCTCGTCGGGCAGCGGCGCGCAGGCCCGTTGCAGACCGGCGCGGAGCCGACCGGCGGCCCGTTGCAGGGCCGACGGTGCGCCGAGCCGCGCGGGCGGCCCGCTGGCGATCAGCACGGCGCCGGTCAGATCGCCGCCGCGCGGTTCCGCCAGCCGCCCGCCGGCCGTGAGCCGTTGCCCGGGCAGCAATCCGCGCCAGGCCGGATCGTCGGCGAGCACCAGGATCCGGGCCGGTACGCTGACCCGCTGCCCGGCCGGGCCGTGGACGGTCACCAGCTTGGCGCGCACCAGCAGAGTCGGCGGACGGCCGACGATGCCACCGCGTACCGCCCGGGGGTCGTCCCGGACGACCAACTCGACGGTGACCCGGCCGCCCTGTTCGACCAGGGCACGCAGCGGCTCGGCGTCGCGGACGGCCAGCCGGGACGAGGTGGCCGCGCCACCACAGACGACACCGAGCAGGACCGCCACCGCGATCCAGCCGTAGCGACGGGTGCGGGTGCCGGGACTCCCGACGACCCCGAGCAGGTGCAGTGCCGCCAGCAGGGCGAGGCCCGCCGCGACGGCGGCCACCAGCAGCGTACGCCGGGCGTCGAGCTGCAATCCGGCAAGCGCGGTGAGCCAGGCCGCCACGGCCAGCCCGGCCAGCCGAAGGTCAGCCGGTTTCTCGTCGCCCGCCGTCACACGGTCACCAGGTCCTTGAGCTGTTCGTACCGTGCGTCGCCGATGCCGCTGACCTGGCGCAGGTCACCGACGGACCGGAACCCGCCGTGCTGATCGCGGTGCGCGATGATGCGCTGGGCCAGCACCGGCCCCACCCCGGGCAGCGTCTCCAGTTGGGCCGGGGTCGCGGTGTTGAGGTTGACCCGCCCTCCGGACGCCGGGTCGCCGGCCGGCGCCGCGCCGGGCTGTGCCGCCCCCGGTGGTGGGGTGGGCGGCGGCACGCCGACCAGGATCAGCTCGCCGTCGGAGACCTTGCGG
This DNA window, taken from Micromonospora sp. FIMYZ51, encodes the following:
- the holA gene encoding DNA polymerase III subunit delta, whose amino-acid sequence is MGGVIAASAAPIVLVLGDEELLATRAVTETVAAARAADPDVDVREYAAGQLSVGEIDEMLSPSLFGGRRLLVLRSGQDARKDLVAALLAYAKNPDPDVQLVVQHLGAAKGKAFADGLKSAGAQVLPAAKLKGHRERVAFVRDEFRRAGGRCTDDAAEALIAAVGNDLRELAAACSQLIADTDGRIGADTVARYYRGRVEVSGFTVADATMVGDLPGALEALRWALHVGVDPVPIADALADGIRTVARVASAGRGSPYQLASSLGLPPWKIERAQRQARGWTPDGLVRAMQAAAECNAAVKGGSDDRAYALEKAVFSVAAARQGGTR
- the rpsT gene encoding 30S ribosomal protein S20; translated protein: MANIKSQIKRNRQNEKRRLRNKSVKSSLKTAIRKFHEAAEAGDVEKATALMQDASRKLDKAASKGVIHANQAANRKSAIAKRVASFSA
- a CDS encoding phosphotransferase, yielding MVGVSAPSPPPVSYHATAQRPGWHTLPAAVRSAISARLGAAVVGARSAGAGFTRGFAALLDTADGASAFVKAAPHAEQPHLVDWYAREAAILARLPAGLPVPRLRWTLWQAGWYALCLEPVDGHTPRLPWAPAELAATLAGYADVAAALADPPAELVAVGLPRLADLARDDILWWDEVAAGREPLPPLPAPLRGRLADLVDLESRLPGYAAGAVGLSHGDLRVDNVLIDATGTAWFCDWTWLCHGPAWFDLAGLLITGYASGLDADTQFATHPAVAGAPDDALDVTLAALAGYHLTAAASAPATAAASLPAHQRWTGEQALGWLARRQGWT
- a CDS encoding ComEC/Rec2 family competence protein translates to MTAGDEKPADLRLAGLAVAAWLTALAGLQLDARRTLLVAAVAAGLALLAALHLLGVVGSPGTRTRRYGWIAVAVLLGVVCGGAATSSRLAVRDAEPLRALVEQGGRVTVELVVRDDPRAVRGGIVGRPPTLLVRAKLVTVHGPAGQRVSVPARILVLADDPAWRGLLPGQRLTAGGRLAEPRGGDLTGAVLIASGPPARLGAPSALQRAAGRLRAGLQRACAPLPDEPGGLLPGLVVGDTSQLPDPVEEDFRATGMTHLNAVSGSNVAIIVGAVLLLARWACAGPLLAAGLCGLALVGFVILVRPSPSVVRAATMGAIGLAALAAGRPRAAVPALAAAVAVLVLVDPDLAGDAGFALSVFATGGLLLLAPRWRDGLRRRGVPPGAAEALAVPAAAQLACSPVIAGLSGTVSLVAVPANLLAVPAIAPATVLGVLAAIGSPVWPTGAEWVAWLAHWPAWWLVLVARYGARMPAGNLPWPDGVFGALLLAVLTLLLLVAVRRPVLRRLVVVLALAVVLGSLPVRVFAPGWPPTGWVIAVCAVGQGDTVVLPVAAGRAVVVDAGPDPAAADACLRRLDVRRVPLLVVSHFHVDHTGGVAGIFRGRRVDTVLVPQWPEPATGRDLVRATAAAHGTPLVAAPAGWRYRAGDAELVVLGPPYPMRGTRSDPNNNSLVLLATVGGVRILLTGDAETELQRELRERLPPDGLRADVLKVPHHGSAYQDPAFLDAVRPAVALVPVGAGNTYGHPSQAVLARLSRNGARVLRTDVDGDVATVRGPGGLAVVTGGVDLKSG
- a CDS encoding DUF4240 domain-containing protein yields the protein MRTDDFWQLIEQARVGGGEPGAIAARAVALLADRDPEEIVGYARHQQRVLAASYRVDLWGAAYLINGGASDDGFEYFRGWLMTQGREVFARAVAEPDSLAELPQVRAASLSGEEFECEDMLAVPWDAYRKATATDLPADREPPPVPDLNDFWDFDDSDEARRRLPRLAALFVEPPEE